The Candidatus Methylomirabilota bacterium genome includes the window TGCGGGGGGCGGCTGGGCGAACGGCTTCCGCTCCTGTGCCGAGTGGCTGACCTGGCGGGTCGGGCTCGACCCGGGGGCGGCGCGGGAGCGTGTGCGCGTGGCGCGGGCGCTGGGGGAGCTGCCGGAGCTCGCCGCGGCCCTGGCCCGGGGGGAGCTGTCCTACGCCAAGGTCCGCGCCCTCACGCGGATCGCCACCCCGGAGACCGAAGCGCGGCTCCTGGCGGTGGGGCGGGCGGGGACGGCGGCCCACGTCGAGCGGATCGTGCGGGCGTGGCGGCGGGTGGACCGGCACGGCGAAGCCCGGGAGGCGGCGGCGCGCCACGCGCGGCGGTCGCTCCGGGTGTACCCGGACGAGGACGGGATGTGGGTCGTGCGGGGGCGGCTCGAGCCGGAAGTGGGAGCGCTGCTCATGCGGGCGCTTGAGGCGGCGCGCGAGGCGCTCTATGCACGGGCACGGGCCACGGCGGCGGCGCATGATGAGGCGGACCCCCCGACCTCCGGCCAGCGGCAGGCTGACGCGCTCGCCCTGGTGGCGGAGACCGCTCTCGCGCACGGGCTCGATCCCGGATCGGGGAGCGAGCGGTACCAGGTGGTCGTCCACGTGGACGCCGCTGTACTGGCCGACCCCGACGAGCCCGGTCAATCCGCGCTCGAGGACGGCGTGGGCGTTTCCGCGGAAACGTCGCGGCGCCTGGCGTGTGATGCGACCCGCGCGGTGCTGCGCCACGCGGGGGACGGCCCGGGGCTCGACGTGGGGCGGCGGACGCGGACGATCCCACCGGCGCTCCGGCGGGCGCTCCAGGCCCGGGACCAGGGGTGCCGCTTCCCGGGCTGCAGGGTGCGTCATTCCCAGGGGCATCACCTCCACCACTGGGCCAATAGCGGGCCGACCCGGCTCGACAATCTCGCGCTTCTCTGCCGGCGCCATCACCGGGCCGTCCACGAGGAAGGCTACCGGGTCGAACGCGACGCCGACGGCACGCTGCGCTTCAGCACGCCGCGCGGTCAGCCGATTCCCCCGGTTCCGGCGCCGTCGACGGTACCCCTCGACCCGACGCAGGCCCTCGTTACGGCCCATCGGGCGCGCGGCCTCGCGATCGACGCGCGGACAGGCTGTCCCGCCTGGCTCGGCGAGCGCCTCGACCTTGCCTGGGCGATCGGGGTCCTGCACCCCGCCGCGAACCCGGGCGCGCCCCGGCCCCTCGGTCGCTCCCCCTGAGCCCGCTGGCACAACGCCTGGACCGGACCCGCTCGGCCGGCTGACCGGCGTGGTCGAGCGGGTGCGGACCGGCGAGAAGGCGTGCGTGGACGCGCTGGCGGACGTGGGGCCACTCCTCGCGGCGATGCTCACCCGCGACGAGGCCGAGCCGGCACGCTGATCTCGGGAGACGCCGGATCACGCGAGGCCGGCGAGCGCGCGCTCCGCCCCGGCCCGCCCGAGCTCCATCCCCATGTCGGCGAAGAGATCGCAGGCCGCCGCGAGCTCGACCGCCGCCGGCTCGCGCCGGCCGGCCCTGGCGAGCTGGACCCCGAGCCCGAACCGGCAGCACGCGAGGAGCGGGCGCATCTCCAGCTCGCCGGCCACGGTGATCGCCTCCTCGTAGCTCGCGACCGACGCTGCCACATCGTCCTCTCGCGCCTCGGCCTCGGCCCGGGCCCGGAGCGCCCACGCCGCGTGGCCGCGCTCGCCGTGCCGGCGGGCCAGCGCGACCGCCTCCTCCGCGGTGTCCCGCGCGCCTCGAACGTCGCCCGCGAGGAGCCGCGCCTCGGCCAGCCAGGCGAGCATTAGGGGACGGGCCGCGGCCATTCCGATAGTGGCCGCCTGGTCCAGCGCCTTGCCCAGGACCGCGCACCCCCGCGTCGCCTGGCCGGACAACGCGTAGGCGTAACCTAGCGCCCCCGCGAACCGCTGAACCCAGGGAGATACGGTGGTGCCTTCACCCCGCTCGAGCGCGCGCTCCAGCCTGTCGATGGAGCTGCCGAGGGCTCCCTGCTGGAGCGCTAGGAGGCCGGCGCCGCCCCAGGCGAAGCTGAGCGCGATCGGGTGATCGAGCTGCTGCGCCAGCGTCAGGCCCTCGTCGGCGACGACCTGGGCGTCCTCGAATGCCCCTAGCTCGATGAGCGATAACACGAGCGAGTACCGCGAGTGCACGGCTGGCGGCTGGAGCAGCCCGAGCCGCTCGCCTGCCGGCTCACCGGTGGCGAGCTCGAGGCTGCGCCTGAACAGTGCCACAGCCGGCTGGTATTCGCCGCGGAGGTGATAGACCTGCGCCAGCCGCGTGCCGATGAGGATCCGTAACACCGGATCGCCGAGCCCCTCGGCCAGAGCAAGGGCGTGCTGACCGTGACGGAGGGCGCCGTCGTATTCACCGGCCATTCGAAGCTGGTCCATGAGGAATGAGGTCGCGCGCACCCGTCGGGGCGCGTCGCCCAGGCGCTCCGCCTGTGCGGCTGCCTCCTCCAGCAGCGGTCGAATTGCGGAAAAGTCACCGAGGGGCAGCAGCGCGTTGCGCAGATCGAGCCGAACATCGACCGCCGTCTCGAGCGTGGTGCGGCTCGCGGGCAGGTGCTCCAGCGCCGTTCGCGCCTGCTCGAGGAGCGCCACCGCCTCCCGGTAGGCGCAGCGCTCGATGGCCTGGTGGCCAGCCTGCCGGAGGAACACGACCGCCTTGTCCCACCGCTCGGCCTCCCGGTAATGGTGTCCGAGCGCGGCACAGTGGCGCGGGAGGTCGTCGCCGGCGAGCTGCTCCAGGGCGGCGGCGACGCTCGCGTGCAGCAGCCGCCGCCGGGGCGAGAGCAGCTCGCCGACCACCACGTCCCGAATCCGATCGTGGGTGAAGTCGAACCGCTCCCCGGCGCCGTGAAGGACCCGCCGGCGGACCAGCTCCTCCACCCCCTCGGCCGCCTCTCGCTCGTCCATGTCCGCCGCCCGCTGGAGGAGCGGAAATTCGAGCTCGCGCCCGATGACGGCCGCGACGCGCACGAGGTCGCGGGCGTGATCGCTCAGCCGGTTGAGACGTCGGGCGATCATCTCCCGCGCGCGGGCCGGGAGCGGCAGGCTGCCCGGAGCGGTGATGGCGACGCCGTCGTCGATCGCGCGCATGGTCTCGACCACGATGAGCGGGTTGCCGGCACTGGTGGCCCAGACCTGCTCTCCCCGCTCCGCCACGATGGCCGTCCGGCTGTCCGCGCGCCCGATCCGGCGGACGAGCGCCAGGGTGTCGTCTCGACCGAGGGGGCCCAGCGGCAGCCGGACGAGCCGCCCCTCGGCCGCCAGCTCGTCGAGCATGCGGCCGAGCAGCGGGCTGTCGGACAGCTCCTCCTCGCGGACACTGACCGCCACCAGGAAGGGCGCCGAGTGGAGGCGGCGCCCGAGGAAGGCGAGGAAGCGCAGGGTCATGTCGTCCGCCCAGTGGCCGTCCTCCAGCAGGACCGCGAGCGGCTGCGCCAGGGCGAGCCGTCGAAGCAGCTCGACGAGCGCCTCGAACAAACGGAGCGGGTCGGAAGGAGACGGCGCGAGGGGGCTCCCCTCGGCGA containing:
- a CDS encoding BTAD domain-containing putative transcriptional regulator; the encoded protein is MPRLTLTLLGGFEVLTSLGRLLAVPTKKAQALLAYLALTPGQTHPRDQLAALLWPDAPPGRARNALRQTLFVLRKALGAADGELLVMTADAITLPSDAVQTDVAAFEQAAAVGTPAALQDAAGLYRGDLLAGLGVDEPTFEDWLMSERERLRELALEALAKLLAHQRAVGATASAVQSAIRLLALDPLQEAVHRALMRCYAQRGRRDAALRQYQDCVEVLRRELDVEPEPETKELYREILRQRPVRVATMRAAPGASEAPLVGRDTEVGRLHEALAEAWAGHGCVVALLGEAGIGKTRLLAELAAEAERRKGSVLLGRAYESERFLPFGPWVGAIRDAGVLTDPRAVDGLSSGSRVELARLFPELAEGSPLAPSPSDPLRLFEALVELLRRLALAQPLAVLLEDGHWADDMTLRFLAFLGRRLHSAPFLVAVSVREEELSDSPLLGRMLDELAAEGRLVRLPLGPLGRDDTLALVRRIGRADSRTAIVAERGEQVWATSAGNPLIVVETMRAIDDGVAITAPGSLPLPARAREMIARRLNRLSDHARDLVRVAAVIGRELEFPLLQRAADMDEREAAEGVEELVRRRVLHGAGERFDFTHDRIRDVVVGELLSPRRRLLHASVAAALEQLAGDDLPRHCAALGHHYREAERWDKAVVFLRQAGHQAIERCAYREAVALLEQARTALEHLPASRTTLETAVDVRLDLRNALLPLGDFSAIRPLLEEAAAQAERLGDAPRRVRATSFLMDQLRMAGEYDGALRHGQHALALAEGLGDPVLRILIGTRLAQVYHLRGEYQPAVALFRRSLELATGEPAGERLGLLQPPAVHSRYSLVLSLIELGAFEDAQVVADEGLTLAQQLDHPIALSFAWGGAGLLALQQGALGSSIDRLERALERGEGTTVSPWVQRFAGALGYAYALSGQATRGCAVLGKALDQAATIGMAAARPLMLAWLAEARLLAGDVRGARDTAEEAVALARRHGERGHAAWALRARAEAEAREDDVAASVASYEEAITVAGELEMRPLLACCRFGLGVQLARAGRREPAAVELAAACDLFADMGMELGRAGAERALAGLA
- a CDS encoding DUF222 domain-containing protein translates to MHSSASTPTAADLDRLGDEIATLSAHLDAATARFLTLLREFDAGGGWANGFRSCAEWLTWRVGLDPGAARERVRVARALGELPELAAALARGELSYAKVRALTRIATPETEARLLAVGRAGTAAHVERIVRAWRRVDRHGEAREAAARHARRSLRVYPDEDGMWVVRGRLEPEVGALLMRALEAAREALYARARATAAAHDEADPPTSGQRQADALALVAETALAHGLDPGSGSERYQVVVHVDAAVLADPDEPGQSALEDGVGVSAETSRRLACDATRAVLRHAGDGPGLDVGRRTRTIPPALRRALQARDQGCRFPGCRVRHSQGHHLHHWANSGPTRLDNLALLCRRHHRAVHEEGYRVERDADGTLRFSTPRGQPIPPVPAPSTVPLDPTQALVTAHRARGLAIDARTGCPAWLGERLDLAWAIGVLHPAANPGAPRPLGRSP